In Misgurnus anguillicaudatus chromosome 5, ASM2758022v2, whole genome shotgun sequence, a genomic segment contains:
- the csde1 gene encoding cold shock domain-containing protein E1 isoform X3 produces the protein MGSPWKGFVEFTLPASPPAAFVSADLNSTSPVGLSLSPYGRSCPTSSYPHLKMELPEVPDTPVAAPTPSTSSQPIPRSASVSCHTSRAAGGKKQKRTPLYQRSMSFDPSLLHSNGHSGFANGTGMGIRETGVVEKLLASYGFIQCSERQARLFFHCSQYNGNLQELKVGDDVEFEVSSDRRTGKPIAVKLVKIKAEMLPEERISGQVGPDLHASPLTVLHGFIHPVVSAIPSHLDGKSAPGQVPTGSVCYERNGEVFYLTYTPEDVEGNVTLDTGDKVSFYMETNKHTGAVSAHNIVLKNKQSRCQGVVCATKEAFGFIERGDVVKEIFFHYSEFKGDLEALQAGDDVEFTIKERNGKEVATDVRLLPQGTVIFEDISIETFEGTVAKIIPKAPSKNQNDPLPGRISARINFTDKELLFGEKDTKSKVTLLEGDHVQFNISTDRRDKLERATNIDILPDTFHFTKETREMGVIAAMREGFGFIKCVDRDARMFFHFSEVLEESQLHISDEVEFTVVPDMLSAQRNHAVRIKKLPKGTVSFHTQSELRFVGLLEKEAVPAITSTTKNSSPSKGKEKQDAEEGLITYEDEGEKQSIPYHVKDLDGGIYPQLGDKVEFSISEVKRTGQQSAVSIKVLNRSVGTKRLLGYIATLKDNFGFIETANHDQEIFFHYSEVCGDVDNLDLGDTVEYTLSKGKGNKISAEKVTKVAAVNGVGEDVSNIVFLGKVVRPLRSVDPSQTDYQGLIEVTEDGSSKGQSYPFGIVGMANKGDCLQKGEMVKFQLSTVAQTGQTMACNIMPQRRALVECVKDQFGFITYEVGESKKLFFHVKEVQDGLELQAGDEVEFAVIFNQRTGKCSACNVRRVSEGPKLVATPRPDRLVNRLKSITLDDTNAPRLVIIRQPRGPDNSKGFNVERKPRQPGVID, from the exons ATGGGTAGTCCCTGGAAAGGTTTTGTCGAGTTTACCTTGCCGGCGTCACCACCTGCAGCGTTCGTTAGTGCTGACCTGAACAGCACGTCACCCGTCGGGCTCAGCCTGTCACCCTACGGCCGATCC TGCCCCACTTCCTCCTACCCTCATCTGAAGATGGAGCTCCCGGAGGTCCCTGATACCCCAGTTGCTGCCCCCACCCCTTCCACCTCAAGCCAGCCAATCCCTCGCTCTGCCTCAGTTTCATGTCATACTTCCCGTGCAGCAGGGGGCAAAAAGCAAAAACGAACACCCCTGTACCAGCGATCT ATGAGTTTTGATCCTAGTCTGCTGCATAGTAACGGTCATAGTGGTTTTGCAAACGGGACCGGCATGGGCATCCGGGAGACAGGCGTGGTAGAGAAACTGTTGGCATCGTACGGATTCATTCAATGCTCTGAGAGACAAGCCCGCCTCTTCTTTCACTGCTCGCAGTACAACGGCAACCTGCAAGAGCTTAAAGTTGGAG ATGATGTGGAGTTTGAGGTGTCGTCTGATAGACGCACCGGCAAGCCAATCGCGGTGAAGCTGGTAAAAATCAAGGCAGAAATGTTGCCAGAAGAGCGAATCTCTGGGCAGGTGGGCCCTGACTTGCACGCCTCTCCCTTAACTGTGCTGCATGGTTTTATTCATCCA GTAGTGTCAGCTATCCCTTCTCACCTGGATGGGAAGTCAGCACCTGGCCAGGTGCCCACAGGCAGTGTGTGTTACGAGAGGAATGGG GAAGTGTTTTATTTGACCTACACCCCTGAGGATGTGGAAGGAAATGTTACATTAGATACTGGAGATAAAGTCAGCTTTTACATGGAAACCAACAAGca tACTGGTGCTGTTAGTGCCCACAACATTGTGTTGAAGAATAAACAGTCAAGATGTCAGGGAGTGGTTTGTGCTACCAAG GAGGCCTTTGGATTCATTGAACGTGGGGATGTGGTGAAGGAGATTTTCTTTCACTACAGTGAGTTTAAAGGAGATCTGGAGGCCCTACAGGCTGGAGATGACGTGGAATTCACCATCAAAGAAAGAAAC GGAAAGGAAGTGGCTACGGATGTAAGACTGTTGCCTCAGGGAACTGTCATATTTGAGGACATCAGTATTGAAACTTTTGAAGGGACTGTCGCCAAGATTATTCCCAAAGCCCCCTCCAAGAATCAG AACGACCCTCTGCCTGGGCGAATCAGTGCCCGAATTAATTTCACTGACAAAGAGCTGCTATTTGGGGAAAAGGACACCAAGTCCAAAGTTACGCTGCTGGAGGGAGACCACGTCCAGTTTAATATTTCCACCGACCGCCGAGACAAACTGGAGAGGGCGACAAATATCGATATCCTCCCCGACACCTTCCATTTCACCAAGGAGACTCGTGAAATG GGAGTGATCGCTGCCATGCGTGAAGGTTTTGGCTTCATCAAGTGCGTGGACCGTGATGCTCGAATGTTCTTCCATTTCAGTGAGGTGCTGGAGGAGAGTCAGCTGCACATTTCTGATGAAGTGGAATTCACCGTTGTCCCT GATATGCTGTCTGCGCAGAGGAACCATGCCGTGAGGATCAAAAAGCTACCCAAGGGCACAGTGTCATTCCACACTCAATCTGAGCTACGTTTTGTGGGGCTTTTAGAGAAAGAAGCTGTGCCTGCCATCACCAGTACCACCAAGAACTCCAGCCCCAGCAAGGGCAAAGAGAAG CAGGATGCAGAGGAAGGCTTGATTACATATGAAGATGAAGGAGAAAAGCAATCTATTCCCTACCATGTTAAAGACTTGGATGGAGGCATTTACCCACAGCTTGGAGATAAG GTGGAGTTCTCCATCAGTGAAGTGAAACGCACTGGACAGCAAAGTGCAGTATCCATCAAGGTCCTTAATCGTTCTGTTGGCACCAAGAGGCTTCTGGGATACATAGCCACACTGAAGGATAACTTTGGTTTTATAGAGACTGCCAATCATGATCAGGAGATCTTCTTTCACTACAG TGAGGTTTGTGGGGATGTGGATAACCTGGACCTGGGCGATACAGTGGAATACACACTGTCCAAAGGCAAAGGAAACAAAATAAGTGCAGAGAAAGTCACCAAAGTTGCTGCTG TGAATGGAGTGGGAGAGGATGTCAGTAATATAGTGTTCCTTGGAAAGGTGGTTCGGCCCCTGCGCAGTGTGGACCCTTCTCAGACTGACTATCAAGGCCTCAttgaggtcacagaggacg GCTCCAGTAAGGGTCAGAGTTATCCCTTTGGCATCGTTGGTATGGCCAATAAAGGTGACTGTCTCCAGAAGGGTGAAATGGTGAAGTTTCAGTTGAGTACAGTGGCCCAGACAGGACAAACGATGGCCTGTAACATCATGCCTCAGCGCAGAGCTCTGGTTGAGTGCGTCAAAGACCAG TTTGGATTCATCACGTATGAGGTTGGAGAAAGCAAGAAGCTGTTTTTCCATGTAAAGGAGGTGCAGGATGGGCTGGAACTGCAGGCCGGAGACGAAGTGGAATTTGCTGTCATCTTTAACCAACGCACAGGCAAATGTAGTGCCTGCAATGTCCGCAGAGT CAGTGAGGGCCCTAAACTAGTAGCAACACCTCGACCTGACCGACTTGTCAATCGCTTGAAGAGCATCACTCTGGATGATACCAACGCCCCTCGTCTGGTCATTATCAGGCAACCACGTGGCCCAGACAATTCAAAG GGCTTCAATGTAGAGAGAAAACCACGCCAACCTGGTGTTATTGACTGA
- the csde1 gene encoding cold shock domain-containing protein E1 isoform X5, which produces MGSPWKGFVEFTLPASPPAAFVSADLNSTSPVGLSLSPYGRSCPTSSYPHLKMELPEVPDTPVAAPTPSTSSQPIPRSASVSCHTSRAAGGKKQKRTPLYQRSMSFDPSLLHSNGHSGFANGTGMGIRETGVVEKLLASYGFIQCSERQARLFFHCSQYNGNLQELKVGDDVEFEVSSDRRTGKPIAVKLVKIKAEMLPEERISGQVVSAIPSHLDGKSAPGQVPTGSVCYERNGEVFYLTYTPEDVEGNVTLDTGDKVSFYMETNKHTGAVSAHNIVLKNKQSRCQGVVCATKEAFGFIERGDVVKEIFFHYSEFKGDLEALQAGDDVEFTIKERNGKEVATDVRLLPQGTVIFEDISIETFEGTVAKIIPKAPSKNQNDPLPGRISARINFTDKELLFGEKDTKSKVTLLEGDHVQFNISTDRRDKLERATNIDILPDTFHFTKETREMGVIAAMREGFGFIKCVDRDARMFFHFSEVLEESQLHISDEVEFTVVPDMLSAQRNHAVRIKKLPKGTVSFHTQSELRFVGLLEKEAVPAITSTTKNSSPSKGKEKAKVEKQDAEEGLITYEDEGEKQSIPYHVKDLDGGIYPQLGDKVEFSISEVKRTGQQSAVSIKVLNRSVGTKRLLGYIATLKDNFGFIETANHDQEIFFHYSEVCGDVDNLDLGDTVEYTLSKGKGNKISAEKVTKVAAVNGVGEDVSNIVFLGKVVRPLRSVDPSQTDYQGLIEVTEDGSSKGQSYPFGIVGMANKGDCLQKGEMVKFQLSTVAQTGQTMACNIMPQRRALVECVKDQFGFITYEVGESKKLFFHVKEVQDGLELQAGDEVEFAVIFNQRTGKCSACNVRRVSEGPKLVATPRPDRLVNRLKSITLDDTNAPRLVIIRQPRGPDNSKGFNVERKPRQPGVID; this is translated from the exons ATGGGTAGTCCCTGGAAAGGTTTTGTCGAGTTTACCTTGCCGGCGTCACCACCTGCAGCGTTCGTTAGTGCTGACCTGAACAGCACGTCACCCGTCGGGCTCAGCCTGTCACCCTACGGCCGATCC TGCCCCACTTCCTCCTACCCTCATCTGAAGATGGAGCTCCCGGAGGTCCCTGATACCCCAGTTGCTGCCCCCACCCCTTCCACCTCAAGCCAGCCAATCCCTCGCTCTGCCTCAGTTTCATGTCATACTTCCCGTGCAGCAGGGGGCAAAAAGCAAAAACGAACACCCCTGTACCAGCGATCT ATGAGTTTTGATCCTAGTCTGCTGCATAGTAACGGTCATAGTGGTTTTGCAAACGGGACCGGCATGGGCATCCGGGAGACAGGCGTGGTAGAGAAACTGTTGGCATCGTACGGATTCATTCAATGCTCTGAGAGACAAGCCCGCCTCTTCTTTCACTGCTCGCAGTACAACGGCAACCTGCAAGAGCTTAAAGTTGGAG ATGATGTGGAGTTTGAGGTGTCGTCTGATAGACGCACCGGCAAGCCAATCGCGGTGAAGCTGGTAAAAATCAAGGCAGAAATGTTGCCAGAAGAGCGAATCTCTGGGCAG GTAGTGTCAGCTATCCCTTCTCACCTGGATGGGAAGTCAGCACCTGGCCAGGTGCCCACAGGCAGTGTGTGTTACGAGAGGAATGGG GAAGTGTTTTATTTGACCTACACCCCTGAGGATGTGGAAGGAAATGTTACATTAGATACTGGAGATAAAGTCAGCTTTTACATGGAAACCAACAAGca tACTGGTGCTGTTAGTGCCCACAACATTGTGTTGAAGAATAAACAGTCAAGATGTCAGGGAGTGGTTTGTGCTACCAAG GAGGCCTTTGGATTCATTGAACGTGGGGATGTGGTGAAGGAGATTTTCTTTCACTACAGTGAGTTTAAAGGAGATCTGGAGGCCCTACAGGCTGGAGATGACGTGGAATTCACCATCAAAGAAAGAAAC GGAAAGGAAGTGGCTACGGATGTAAGACTGTTGCCTCAGGGAACTGTCATATTTGAGGACATCAGTATTGAAACTTTTGAAGGGACTGTCGCCAAGATTATTCCCAAAGCCCCCTCCAAGAATCAG AACGACCCTCTGCCTGGGCGAATCAGTGCCCGAATTAATTTCACTGACAAAGAGCTGCTATTTGGGGAAAAGGACACCAAGTCCAAAGTTACGCTGCTGGAGGGAGACCACGTCCAGTTTAATATTTCCACCGACCGCCGAGACAAACTGGAGAGGGCGACAAATATCGATATCCTCCCCGACACCTTCCATTTCACCAAGGAGACTCGTGAAATG GGAGTGATCGCTGCCATGCGTGAAGGTTTTGGCTTCATCAAGTGCGTGGACCGTGATGCTCGAATGTTCTTCCATTTCAGTGAGGTGCTGGAGGAGAGTCAGCTGCACATTTCTGATGAAGTGGAATTCACCGTTGTCCCT GATATGCTGTCTGCGCAGAGGAACCATGCCGTGAGGATCAAAAAGCTACCCAAGGGCACAGTGTCATTCCACACTCAATCTGAGCTACGTTTTGTGGGGCTTTTAGAGAAAGAAGCTGTGCCTGCCATCACCAGTACCACCAAGAACTCCAGCCCCAGCAAGGGCAAAGAGAAG GCTAAAGTTGAAAAG CAGGATGCAGAGGAAGGCTTGATTACATATGAAGATGAAGGAGAAAAGCAATCTATTCCCTACCATGTTAAAGACTTGGATGGAGGCATTTACCCACAGCTTGGAGATAAG GTGGAGTTCTCCATCAGTGAAGTGAAACGCACTGGACAGCAAAGTGCAGTATCCATCAAGGTCCTTAATCGTTCTGTTGGCACCAAGAGGCTTCTGGGATACATAGCCACACTGAAGGATAACTTTGGTTTTATAGAGACTGCCAATCATGATCAGGAGATCTTCTTTCACTACAG TGAGGTTTGTGGGGATGTGGATAACCTGGACCTGGGCGATACAGTGGAATACACACTGTCCAAAGGCAAAGGAAACAAAATAAGTGCAGAGAAAGTCACCAAAGTTGCTGCTG TGAATGGAGTGGGAGAGGATGTCAGTAATATAGTGTTCCTTGGAAAGGTGGTTCGGCCCCTGCGCAGTGTGGACCCTTCTCAGACTGACTATCAAGGCCTCAttgaggtcacagaggacg GCTCCAGTAAGGGTCAGAGTTATCCCTTTGGCATCGTTGGTATGGCCAATAAAGGTGACTGTCTCCAGAAGGGTGAAATGGTGAAGTTTCAGTTGAGTACAGTGGCCCAGACAGGACAAACGATGGCCTGTAACATCATGCCTCAGCGCAGAGCTCTGGTTGAGTGCGTCAAAGACCAG TTTGGATTCATCACGTATGAGGTTGGAGAAAGCAAGAAGCTGTTTTTCCATGTAAAGGAGGTGCAGGATGGGCTGGAACTGCAGGCCGGAGACGAAGTGGAATTTGCTGTCATCTTTAACCAACGCACAGGCAAATGTAGTGCCTGCAATGTCCGCAGAGT CAGTGAGGGCCCTAAACTAGTAGCAACACCTCGACCTGACCGACTTGTCAATCGCTTGAAGAGCATCACTCTGGATGATACCAACGCCCCTCGTCTGGTCATTATCAGGCAACCACGTGGCCCAGACAATTCAAAG GGCTTCAATGTAGAGAGAAAACCACGCCAACCTGGTGTTATTGACTGA
- the csde1 gene encoding cold shock domain-containing protein E1 isoform X6, with translation MGSPWKGFVEFTLPASPPAAFVSADLNSTSPVGLSLSPYGRSCPTSSYPHLKMELPEVPDTPVAAPTPSTSSQPIPRSASVSCHTSRAAGGKKQKRTPLYQRSMSFDPSLLHSNGHSGFANGTGMGIRETGVVEKLLASYGFIQCSERQARLFFHCSQYNGNLQELKVGDDVEFEVSSDRRTGKPIAVKLVKIKAEMLPEERISGQVVSAIPSHLDGKSAPGQVPTGSVCYERNGEVFYLTYTPEDVEGNVTLDTGDKVSFYMETNKHTGAVSAHNIVLKNKQSRCQGVVCATKEAFGFIERGDVVKEIFFHYSEFKGDLEALQAGDDVEFTIKERNGKEVATDVRLLPQGTVIFEDISIETFEGTVAKIIPKAPSKNQNDPLPGRISARINFTDKELLFGEKDTKSKVTLLEGDHVQFNISTDRRDKLERATNIDILPDTFHFTKETREMGVIAAMREGFGFIKCVDRDARMFFHFSEVLEESQLHISDEVEFTVVPDMLSAQRNHAVRIKKLPKGTVSFHTQSELRFVGLLEKEAVPAITSTTKNSSPSKGKEKDAEEGLITYEDEGEKQSIPYHVKDLDGGIYPQLGDKVEFSISEVKRTGQQSAVSIKVLNRSVGTKRLLGYIATLKDNFGFIETANHDQEIFFHYSEVCGDVDNLDLGDTVEYTLSKGKGNKISAEKVTKVAAVNGVGEDVSNIVFLGKVVRPLRSVDPSQTDYQGLIEVTEDGSSKGQSYPFGIVGMANKGDCLQKGEMVKFQLSTVAQTGQTMACNIMPQRRALVECVKDQFGFITYEVGESKKLFFHVKEVQDGLELQAGDEVEFAVIFNQRTGKCSACNVRRVSEGPKLVATPRPDRLVNRLKSITLDDTNAPRLVIIRQPRGPDNSKGFNVERKPRQPGVID, from the exons ATGGGTAGTCCCTGGAAAGGTTTTGTCGAGTTTACCTTGCCGGCGTCACCACCTGCAGCGTTCGTTAGTGCTGACCTGAACAGCACGTCACCCGTCGGGCTCAGCCTGTCACCCTACGGCCGATCC TGCCCCACTTCCTCCTACCCTCATCTGAAGATGGAGCTCCCGGAGGTCCCTGATACCCCAGTTGCTGCCCCCACCCCTTCCACCTCAAGCCAGCCAATCCCTCGCTCTGCCTCAGTTTCATGTCATACTTCCCGTGCAGCAGGGGGCAAAAAGCAAAAACGAACACCCCTGTACCAGCGATCT ATGAGTTTTGATCCTAGTCTGCTGCATAGTAACGGTCATAGTGGTTTTGCAAACGGGACCGGCATGGGCATCCGGGAGACAGGCGTGGTAGAGAAACTGTTGGCATCGTACGGATTCATTCAATGCTCTGAGAGACAAGCCCGCCTCTTCTTTCACTGCTCGCAGTACAACGGCAACCTGCAAGAGCTTAAAGTTGGAG ATGATGTGGAGTTTGAGGTGTCGTCTGATAGACGCACCGGCAAGCCAATCGCGGTGAAGCTGGTAAAAATCAAGGCAGAAATGTTGCCAGAAGAGCGAATCTCTGGGCAG GTAGTGTCAGCTATCCCTTCTCACCTGGATGGGAAGTCAGCACCTGGCCAGGTGCCCACAGGCAGTGTGTGTTACGAGAGGAATGGG GAAGTGTTTTATTTGACCTACACCCCTGAGGATGTGGAAGGAAATGTTACATTAGATACTGGAGATAAAGTCAGCTTTTACATGGAAACCAACAAGca tACTGGTGCTGTTAGTGCCCACAACATTGTGTTGAAGAATAAACAGTCAAGATGTCAGGGAGTGGTTTGTGCTACCAAG GAGGCCTTTGGATTCATTGAACGTGGGGATGTGGTGAAGGAGATTTTCTTTCACTACAGTGAGTTTAAAGGAGATCTGGAGGCCCTACAGGCTGGAGATGACGTGGAATTCACCATCAAAGAAAGAAAC GGAAAGGAAGTGGCTACGGATGTAAGACTGTTGCCTCAGGGAACTGTCATATTTGAGGACATCAGTATTGAAACTTTTGAAGGGACTGTCGCCAAGATTATTCCCAAAGCCCCCTCCAAGAATCAG AACGACCCTCTGCCTGGGCGAATCAGTGCCCGAATTAATTTCACTGACAAAGAGCTGCTATTTGGGGAAAAGGACACCAAGTCCAAAGTTACGCTGCTGGAGGGAGACCACGTCCAGTTTAATATTTCCACCGACCGCCGAGACAAACTGGAGAGGGCGACAAATATCGATATCCTCCCCGACACCTTCCATTTCACCAAGGAGACTCGTGAAATG GGAGTGATCGCTGCCATGCGTGAAGGTTTTGGCTTCATCAAGTGCGTGGACCGTGATGCTCGAATGTTCTTCCATTTCAGTGAGGTGCTGGAGGAGAGTCAGCTGCACATTTCTGATGAAGTGGAATTCACCGTTGTCCCT GATATGCTGTCTGCGCAGAGGAACCATGCCGTGAGGATCAAAAAGCTACCCAAGGGCACAGTGTCATTCCACACTCAATCTGAGCTACGTTTTGTGGGGCTTTTAGAGAAAGAAGCTGTGCCTGCCATCACCAGTACCACCAAGAACTCCAGCCCCAGCAAGGGCAAAGAGAAG GATGCAGAGGAAGGCTTGATTACATATGAAGATGAAGGAGAAAAGCAATCTATTCCCTACCATGTTAAAGACTTGGATGGAGGCATTTACCCACAGCTTGGAGATAAG GTGGAGTTCTCCATCAGTGAAGTGAAACGCACTGGACAGCAAAGTGCAGTATCCATCAAGGTCCTTAATCGTTCTGTTGGCACCAAGAGGCTTCTGGGATACATAGCCACACTGAAGGATAACTTTGGTTTTATAGAGACTGCCAATCATGATCAGGAGATCTTCTTTCACTACAG TGAGGTTTGTGGGGATGTGGATAACCTGGACCTGGGCGATACAGTGGAATACACACTGTCCAAAGGCAAAGGAAACAAAATAAGTGCAGAGAAAGTCACCAAAGTTGCTGCTG TGAATGGAGTGGGAGAGGATGTCAGTAATATAGTGTTCCTTGGAAAGGTGGTTCGGCCCCTGCGCAGTGTGGACCCTTCTCAGACTGACTATCAAGGCCTCAttgaggtcacagaggacg GCTCCAGTAAGGGTCAGAGTTATCCCTTTGGCATCGTTGGTATGGCCAATAAAGGTGACTGTCTCCAGAAGGGTGAAATGGTGAAGTTTCAGTTGAGTACAGTGGCCCAGACAGGACAAACGATGGCCTGTAACATCATGCCTCAGCGCAGAGCTCTGGTTGAGTGCGTCAAAGACCAG TTTGGATTCATCACGTATGAGGTTGGAGAAAGCAAGAAGCTGTTTTTCCATGTAAAGGAGGTGCAGGATGGGCTGGAACTGCAGGCCGGAGACGAAGTGGAATTTGCTGTCATCTTTAACCAACGCACAGGCAAATGTAGTGCCTGCAATGTCCGCAGAGT CAGTGAGGGCCCTAAACTAGTAGCAACACCTCGACCTGACCGACTTGTCAATCGCTTGAAGAGCATCACTCTGGATGATACCAACGCCCCTCGTCTGGTCATTATCAGGCAACCACGTGGCCCAGACAATTCAAAG GGCTTCAATGTAGAGAGAAAACCACGCCAACCTGGTGTTATTGACTGA
- the csde1 gene encoding cold shock domain-containing protein E1 isoform X8, translated as MGSPWKGFVEFTLPASPPAAFVSADLNSTSPVGLSLSPYGRSMSFDPSLLHSNGHSGFANGTGMGIRETGVVEKLLASYGFIQCSERQARLFFHCSQYNGNLQELKVGDDVEFEVSSDRRTGKPIAVKLVKIKAEMLPEERISGQVGPDLHASPLTVLHGFIHPVVSAIPSHLDGKSAPGQVPTGSVCYERNGEVFYLTYTPEDVEGNVTLDTGDKVSFYMETNKHTGAVSAHNIVLKNKQSRCQGVVCATKEAFGFIERGDVVKEIFFHYSEFKGDLEALQAGDDVEFTIKERNGKEVATDVRLLPQGTVIFEDISIETFEGTVAKIIPKAPSKNQNDPLPGRISARINFTDKELLFGEKDTKSKVTLLEGDHVQFNISTDRRDKLERATNIDILPDTFHFTKETREMGVIAAMREGFGFIKCVDRDARMFFHFSEVLEESQLHISDEVEFTVVPDMLSAQRNHAVRIKKLPKGTVSFHTQSELRFVGLLEKEAVPAITSTTKNSSPSKGKEKAKVEKQDAEEGLITYEDEGEKQSIPYHVKDLDGGIYPQLGDKVEFSISEVKRTGQQSAVSIKVLNRSVGTKRLLGYIATLKDNFGFIETANHDQEIFFHYSEVCGDVDNLDLGDTVEYTLSKGKGNKISAEKVTKVAAVNGVGEDVSNIVFLGKVVRPLRSVDPSQTDYQGLIEVTEDGSSKGQSYPFGIVGMANKGDCLQKGEMVKFQLSTVAQTGQTMACNIMPQRRALVECVKDQFGFITYEVGESKKLFFHVKEVQDGLELQAGDEVEFAVIFNQRTGKCSACNVRRVSEGPKLVATPRPDRLVNRLKSITLDDTNAPRLVIIRQPRGPDNSKGFNVERKPRQPGVID; from the exons ATGGGTAGTCCCTGGAAAGGTTTTGTCGAGTTTACCTTGCCGGCGTCACCACCTGCAGCGTTCGTTAGTGCTGACCTGAACAGCACGTCACCCGTCGGGCTCAGCCTGTCACCCTACGGCCGATCC ATGAGTTTTGATCCTAGTCTGCTGCATAGTAACGGTCATAGTGGTTTTGCAAACGGGACCGGCATGGGCATCCGGGAGACAGGCGTGGTAGAGAAACTGTTGGCATCGTACGGATTCATTCAATGCTCTGAGAGACAAGCCCGCCTCTTCTTTCACTGCTCGCAGTACAACGGCAACCTGCAAGAGCTTAAAGTTGGAG ATGATGTGGAGTTTGAGGTGTCGTCTGATAGACGCACCGGCAAGCCAATCGCGGTGAAGCTGGTAAAAATCAAGGCAGAAATGTTGCCAGAAGAGCGAATCTCTGGGCAGGTGGGCCCTGACTTGCACGCCTCTCCCTTAACTGTGCTGCATGGTTTTATTCATCCA GTAGTGTCAGCTATCCCTTCTCACCTGGATGGGAAGTCAGCACCTGGCCAGGTGCCCACAGGCAGTGTGTGTTACGAGAGGAATGGG GAAGTGTTTTATTTGACCTACACCCCTGAGGATGTGGAAGGAAATGTTACATTAGATACTGGAGATAAAGTCAGCTTTTACATGGAAACCAACAAGca tACTGGTGCTGTTAGTGCCCACAACATTGTGTTGAAGAATAAACAGTCAAGATGTCAGGGAGTGGTTTGTGCTACCAAG GAGGCCTTTGGATTCATTGAACGTGGGGATGTGGTGAAGGAGATTTTCTTTCACTACAGTGAGTTTAAAGGAGATCTGGAGGCCCTACAGGCTGGAGATGACGTGGAATTCACCATCAAAGAAAGAAAC GGAAAGGAAGTGGCTACGGATGTAAGACTGTTGCCTCAGGGAACTGTCATATTTGAGGACATCAGTATTGAAACTTTTGAAGGGACTGTCGCCAAGATTATTCCCAAAGCCCCCTCCAAGAATCAG AACGACCCTCTGCCTGGGCGAATCAGTGCCCGAATTAATTTCACTGACAAAGAGCTGCTATTTGGGGAAAAGGACACCAAGTCCAAAGTTACGCTGCTGGAGGGAGACCACGTCCAGTTTAATATTTCCACCGACCGCCGAGACAAACTGGAGAGGGCGACAAATATCGATATCCTCCCCGACACCTTCCATTTCACCAAGGAGACTCGTGAAATG GGAGTGATCGCTGCCATGCGTGAAGGTTTTGGCTTCATCAAGTGCGTGGACCGTGATGCTCGAATGTTCTTCCATTTCAGTGAGGTGCTGGAGGAGAGTCAGCTGCACATTTCTGATGAAGTGGAATTCACCGTTGTCCCT GATATGCTGTCTGCGCAGAGGAACCATGCCGTGAGGATCAAAAAGCTACCCAAGGGCACAGTGTCATTCCACACTCAATCTGAGCTACGTTTTGTGGGGCTTTTAGAGAAAGAAGCTGTGCCTGCCATCACCAGTACCACCAAGAACTCCAGCCCCAGCAAGGGCAAAGAGAAG GCTAAAGTTGAAAAG CAGGATGCAGAGGAAGGCTTGATTACATATGAAGATGAAGGAGAAAAGCAATCTATTCCCTACCATGTTAAAGACTTGGATGGAGGCATTTACCCACAGCTTGGAGATAAG GTGGAGTTCTCCATCAGTGAAGTGAAACGCACTGGACAGCAAAGTGCAGTATCCATCAAGGTCCTTAATCGTTCTGTTGGCACCAAGAGGCTTCTGGGATACATAGCCACACTGAAGGATAACTTTGGTTTTATAGAGACTGCCAATCATGATCAGGAGATCTTCTTTCACTACAG TGAGGTTTGTGGGGATGTGGATAACCTGGACCTGGGCGATACAGTGGAATACACACTGTCCAAAGGCAAAGGAAACAAAATAAGTGCAGAGAAAGTCACCAAAGTTGCTGCTG TGAATGGAGTGGGAGAGGATGTCAGTAATATAGTGTTCCTTGGAAAGGTGGTTCGGCCCCTGCGCAGTGTGGACCCTTCTCAGACTGACTATCAAGGCCTCAttgaggtcacagaggacg GCTCCAGTAAGGGTCAGAGTTATCCCTTTGGCATCGTTGGTATGGCCAATAAAGGTGACTGTCTCCAGAAGGGTGAAATGGTGAAGTTTCAGTTGAGTACAGTGGCCCAGACAGGACAAACGATGGCCTGTAACATCATGCCTCAGCGCAGAGCTCTGGTTGAGTGCGTCAAAGACCAG TTTGGATTCATCACGTATGAGGTTGGAGAAAGCAAGAAGCTGTTTTTCCATGTAAAGGAGGTGCAGGATGGGCTGGAACTGCAGGCCGGAGACGAAGTGGAATTTGCTGTCATCTTTAACCAACGCACAGGCAAATGTAGTGCCTGCAATGTCCGCAGAGT CAGTGAGGGCCCTAAACTAGTAGCAACACCTCGACCTGACCGACTTGTCAATCGCTTGAAGAGCATCACTCTGGATGATACCAACGCCCCTCGTCTGGTCATTATCAGGCAACCACGTGGCCCAGACAATTCAAAG GGCTTCAATGTAGAGAGAAAACCACGCCAACCTGGTGTTATTGACTGA